In Drosophila subpulchrella strain 33 F10 #4 breed RU33 chromosome 3R, RU_Dsub_v1.1 Primary Assembly, whole genome shotgun sequence, the following are encoded in one genomic region:
- the LOC119545998 gene encoding uncharacterized protein LOC119545998, with the protein MCANLFWLRLIACLVLATSSVVCFETKRLYRVGRRIDGDQLLVKDVLHSRPAGVGELPRVTFTYEIQGPIICIDILSDENISAEVKFSLVNRLVVGVVQLAGSNQSDDKTTVPPTTEFDVTIMVFGLNETATNFNPSLVINPDQQFEGLLRPYEETYSEPDTQYVEVFDNNRRDAFEVDEEDMEDVSEDIETYTDGPFVEDDFDRPDKSIEIGNRQAGDELLYECYHTSPDDSQQPMNRTVVFYYIDTCSITYVKFVIFNHYANRNTSDEDYLPPVAEYSHYSSGTLKAVITDFDSKNLFVQMYIYGYRGREAPTSYVPFLPLPQWQRTIQDSRPGPPHLTPLQTLQLLLLTGQMTTPSPGSYNESSDREEQRSIKPEEMMLERVGDGSGNDNDNDNDNEDEKNSALRQMNQGMVAWLGLLLLILHN; encoded by the exons ATGTGTGCGAATTTGTTTTGGTTGCGTCTAATTGCCTGCTTAGTTTTGGCAACTAGCAGTGTCGTCTGTTTTGAGACAAAACGCCTTTATAGAGTGGGTAGAAGGATCGATGGAGACCAGCTCCTGGTCAAGGATGTGCTCCACTCGCGTCCAGCCGGTGTCGGCGAACTTCCTCGAGTGACTTTCACCTACGAAATTCAGGGACCGATCATTTGCATCGATATCCTGTCGGATGAA AACATTTCGGCGGAGGTGAAATTCAGCTTGGTAAACCGCCTGGTTGTGGGCGTTGTCCAATTGGCGGGCAGTAATCAAAGTGACGATAAAACCACCGTTCCCCCAACCACAGAATTCGATGTGACCATCATGGTGTTTGGCCTTAATGAAACGGCTACTAATTTCAATCCCTCTCTGGTCATCAATCCGGATCAACAATTTGAGGGCCTGCTGAGGCCCTACGAGGAAACCTATTCGGAACCAGATACCCAGTATGTGGAGGTATTCGACAACAATAGACGGGATGCTTTTGAGGTGGATGAGGAGGATATGGAGGATGTTTCCGAGGATATCGAAACGTATACGGATGGGCCGTTCGTGGAAGATGATTTCGATAGGCCGGACAAGTCGATTGAAATTGGAAACAGGCAGGCGG GCGATGAACTGCTCTATGAATGCTATCATACTTCTCCTGATGACTCGCAACAGCCAATGAACCGCACAGTGGTTTTCTACTACATCGACACTTGCTCTATAACATACGTAAAGTTTGtcatttttaat CACTATGCCAATAGGAACACTTCAGATGAGGATTACTTACCGCCCGTGGCGGAGTACAGTCACTACTCGAGCGGAACTTTGAAGGCGGTAATAACGGATTTCGATTCGAAGAACCTATTTGTCCAGATGTACATCTACGGTTATCGGGGACGCGAAGCGCCCACCAGTTATGTGCCCTTTTTGCCGCTTCCTCAGTGGCAGAGGACCATCCAGGATTCCCGACCTGGACCGCCGCACCTGACCCCCCTGCAAACACTGCAGCTGCTTCTGCTGACCGGTCAAATGACCACTCCGTCACCGGGATCCTACAACGAGAGCTCGGATCGCGAGGAGCAGCGGAGCATTAAGCCGGAGGAGATGATGCTGGAGCGGGTCGGGGATGGGTCTGgcaatgataatgataatgacaACGATAATGAGGATGAAAAGAACTCGGCCCTGCGACAGATGAACCAAGGAATGGTCGCTTGGCTGGGCCTGCTGCTCCTGATCCTGCACAACTAG